One window from the genome of Vidua chalybeata isolate OUT-0048 chromosome 3, bVidCha1 merged haplotype, whole genome shotgun sequence encodes:
- the CALM2 gene encoding calmodulin-2, whose protein sequence is MADQLTEEQIAEFKEAFSLFDKDGDGTITTKELGTVMRSLGQNPTEAELQDMINEVDADGNGTIDFPEFLTMMARKMKDTDSEEEIREAFRVFDKDGNGYISAAELRHVMTNLGEKLTDEEVDEMIREADIDGDGQVNYEEFVQMMTAK, encoded by the exons aaTTCAAAGAAGCTTTCTCACTATTTGACAAGGATGGTGATGGTACTATAACTACAAAGGAGTTGGGGACAGTGATGAGATCACTTGGTCAAAACCCCACAGAAGCAGAGCTACAGGATATGATCAATGAAGTAGATGCTGACG GCAATGGCACAATTGACTTTCCAGAATTTCTGACAATGAtggcaagaaaaatgaaagatacAGATAGTGAAGAAGAAATTAGAGAAGCGTTCCGTGTCTTTGACAAG gATGGTAATGGTTACAttagtgctgcagagctccGTCATGTGATGACAAATCTGGGTGAGAAGCTAACAGATGAAGAAGTTGATGAAATGATTAGGGAAGCAGACATTGATGGTGATGGTCAAGTAAACTATGAAG AGTTTGTACAAATGATGACAGCGAAGTGA